The window ACACAATCAAAAAAACAAAGACATGAAAGAAGGAGATTTGATATTGGTATCAGCTGAAGCTACAGGCTTAGGAAAGCCAATGGAAGCCATTATAGACAAGATTGAGACATTCATGGGACAAACCCTTGTAACAGTCACTTACACGCAACCAGACGCCTTATCCGGCTTCGGAGGGTGCTTTGTGGATTCTCATATCACTTTAAGCGAAAAAAAGGCCAAGTAACCTGAATATATTTCAGGAATATTCGGTATATTTACAGCATATTCAATTAAAAAGAAGCATAAAACCAGCATATCAAGCATATTATAAGCATATTTATATCAATCGGTTAAGGTATGACAGATAAAGCAACCATACAACCCAAAAGCAAGCCGGAAAAGACTACAATCTCAATAAGCGGAGAAACATCTGAACGGCTGGAGATATACTGCCGGGCAAACGGCATATTACGGAAAGAGTTCGTTTCTCTCGCCCTGGAATACTTTGAACGCACAGGTTTCGACCTGAAGAGTAACGCACTTGATTACTCCCCCTTGGAAAAGATCATCGGAGAATTGAATGAAGTAAAAGCGACCATGCAGACAAGCAATGAGGGAACAGAAGCGATTCGCCAACTACTACAGGCAGTCCGGGAACAGACCGCAAAACAGCTTCCAGCTCCAGAACTTATAGCCCAAGCAACAGAAGCAAAGGCGAAGGCAGAAAGTCTGGCTACAGAACGTGCCAAAGACCTTCAGCTCCTTCAGGAAGAGAACAACCGATTGCGTAACGAAATCAAAGTTCTTCAGGAGTATAAGGAAAAAGCACACCGGGAACTTTGCCGGGTACGTGATGAACAGAAAACATTCGGGAAAATAAAAGTAAATACAGAACTGTAGTTTGGGTATATGCTTATATCATAGGATGAACGGCACATTTCAAAACATTCTTCCGGGAACTATGGAACAAGTTACAGAGAGCATTAGGACTTAATAACGGCAGGGGATTTCATTTATAGCATAGGGAACTGCGAGTGAGTATTGTAATAAAAGCGGTAAAACATGAAAAAACAGCTATAATACTTCAAATAAAACTCATGCCTTAATATAAAAAAGAGGAGAGAACAATAAGTCCTCTCCTCTTTTTTATATTAAGGCATGAACTGTATTCAGCACTACAAACTATTTACCCACATACGAACAGTTCTTCTTGCTCTATTTTGTTCACCTTCTAAACATTTACGATCATTCTTATTATAAACTATTTTTAGATTACTATCCAATTGCAATGTATCATACAAAGGAAGCATAAAGAAGTTTTCTTCATCAAGCAGTTTTTCCATTATTAATGGTATAATCACACTTCCCATTTCTTGTAAAGATTTGAATTGAGGTAACTGTTTGTAATCCAAAGTAGATGAACTAAACATTGTTTTGGGATTTGTATTAATTTCATTTTTCCATGCAGCAATTAAAGACTCGAATTTGCTAACAATTTCGCTATCTACTTTTTTACTTCTTTCTAATACTTTATTCTTCTCTAAGTCGGATAAAACAATATCTTCTTTAGAGACCTCTTCTGCTACTTCTTTTAAATCAGATATTTTACTGTTCTGTTTTACAAAAGAAACTAAAATACTACCATATTCAGAACCATTTAATTCAGTTCTTCCATGAGTGATGCGAATATTTGGTCCTAATTTTGACTCCCATGTATTTCCACTATAAATAACACTTCCATGAGTCATTTTATAAGTGTTAAGCCCCCATCCATCAACATCTGCACCACTTCCTTGAGTCGATGTTTGTTCATAATTTGAACTCGCTCCGTATAAAGATTTCGCATTTTTATACTGATTAATA is drawn from Phocaeicola salanitronis DSM 18170 and contains these coding sequences:
- a CDS encoding DUF7689 domain-containing protein → MKKLFYSLMLCSFFVACSNEDDIVMQDDQSFSNEEVLTRSASMRRSLTPQEADMLKKAFPNLKTDNVTVTGEATYTYNCIAYSMGITSKWINPEELYNDFINQYKNAKSLYGASSNYEQTSTQGSGADVDGWGLNTYKMTHGSVIYSGNTWESKLGPNIRITHGRTELNGSEYGSILVSFVKQNSKISDLKEVAEEVSKEDIVLSDLEKNKVLERSKKVDSEIVSKFESLIAAWKNEINTNPKTMFSSSTLDYKQLPQFKSLQEMGSVIIPLIMEKLLDEENFFMLPLYDTLQLDSNLKIVYNKNDRKCLEGEQNRARRTVRMWVNSL
- a CDS encoding BfmA/BtgA family mobilization protein translates to MTDKATIQPKSKPEKTTISISGETSERLEIYCRANGILRKEFVSLALEYFERTGFDLKSNALDYSPLEKIIGELNEVKATMQTSNEGTEAIRQLLQAVREQTAKQLPAPELIAQATEAKAKAESLATERAKDLQLLQEENNRLRNEIKVLQEYKEKAHRELCRVRDEQKTFGKIKVNTEL